ggttcgacgacatcatgctattgaataatgaaatcacATCGATGGATTCACAGATTTGCAACTgacgtgaagtgaactttttaggaaaatcagctagatcaaacacgttaaggaaaaagagaacacgatggccttaacttggtgttgcaagAAAGAAAAAATCATTGCATGAACAATATATAtagtgaaactgagctaaaaagaatttcacttctgcaagaaatAACTTGGCACATGcatagttaaaaaataaaaaggtgtacaaaagtttcaagaagaatattccatcatttgaatgaagttcaatgacggaagctcataaggtcaaaatattgtcctaacaaaagatgaatcaaagaagactactaatcaagatgtccaaagaTACAAAGGTAAGCACCAATTTTCAAGAAATGAAAGTGAATCATGACTCGATAtaagaaaagaaataatgggCATTACTTGTGAATTGTGAGTCAACAAggtcttaaatagacaagggctcaacGTTAATTGAAAGGTTCCAAAAACGTTTCTTAGAATCCAAGcaagtactgttgatttaaaatcattcattctagctacgaaaGTCACACTCCCTCGCTCGTCTTTCTGTggccgaacatggtaacatcgttctaagaaaccgtggattccaagttgataTTCATCACGTCATTACAACAAAATAATTGTAGTCGGTCAAAAGCCATATCTTCAAAATATTCTTTGCACGTGATAACAGtcattctcttaaaacatttTAATCATCCGTGTGCTTCTCTGCCTCCAATAAAGCTCGCCTCCATTGTGTTGCTACTTTTAGCAAAATTATGCGAGATAATGTTATATTAATTTgcatcgcgagtatgatctctTGTCATTGCATAGCTATATCACTTAGCATcagttcttcttgtctcgcacctttttcgtgtttgaagcttcatttcatcttctctatcctcatcttcttgaaatcttcctcgtattttTTCCTTATCGTTCACGAAAAACgatagaaaatagtaaaatggttCACACACTAAGCTTGCTCTAACGTTTCGCGTCATTCCAAAGAAATAACAAAAGTTCCATGGTCCACCGACCTCCATTCGTATTCTCGctctccttgcctcgtcgtgccttgacaCATTAGGGATTCACCccacactttcagattctcgttggttttcatcgctcgggaaagcgatgGATAAATTGTCAACTTACAGCTATGGTTCGCGCACGTTTCATCTAGCttagtcttaggcactctaagttcacaacacatttcaccacctcataaatcaacaaatatcacatttaaagtcattcatacttcaaataaacaagtactataacacacaacatttttGCTTCCCAAAACACAAcgctttcacatttcacatcaactttcaaaacaaacattttctccaaaactcacacttttctcaaaaaaattCAACATCTCACATTCAACTTTGACGTATAAGTTTTATCTCAAAgctcaaaacatacttgaacatcaactttcatctttcatgtaaaacactccatcattcCTCTTCACAACTCGCTCTTTCCACAAACATCAAAAATTACTTCTCAATTTGAAACCAATCCCTCACGGAAAGATTTTACTTCGTTGTTCGTATAAACATTTttctcctctttcattctcaaattttttttctcatcttcctttctccaaaactttcgcataaaaattctcaaaaaaataaattacctctttcacggttgagcgtggcgaagcgggatgttgagccttcaatacacaattattattttatcttattttattttattttacttattattttagtctagcgaaacaagtctagactaagacagAAAAAggctctcgggtccagagcggaaagaaaaattgctctgataccactttgtcacgcccgcattttctaaggatagaaaacacggttgatcgcgactaggggaggattaaagaagcggtgaagaaaggggaaaacagcacaactcgaccatagctcgaaacaaatgggaatagctcgaataaaatcagagtatcattacaacaatcagcaactcgaaAACAAAATTATCTCAATAATACTTGGCGAAAGAAGCaatattcagcggaagcattcgagagtagaatactattatgtatgaagacataatatattcagaaagttttaaaacaaacacaaatcttCACCAGCTCTACTCAACACCCACcccgctcgtcaccgctcaacctgcacataaggaaaacatatgcagggttgagtacttgatgcactcagtgtactcatgccgaaaacattttcaataaaaatatttatcatgccaataacgagtgacctcggggttttaactttgaaagagcccgagtcactaaaacatctcaccaacatcatcatcatcaacatcaccataccatatctgaacatacatgacaaggaatgtggccacattccaagccactagaccggccaactcaaagagatagcgcacgatctacggggtgtacactagcctgagtagggactcactccctagtcagacccgaattcgattaaccatacatggcaaaagccactttagataggtcccatagcaacacaaaaatatgacatgacaaacatatttcgcaaaaaaataagtatacttaggacatagtccttatttaaaaagaaagcccacctctttctcttaaatccttcaCTTGTCAATCAGCTCTGTTCTCAAATAGCATGCAAAAATCACCCTTTTTAAAAGAACATGATATGCAAAATATTAGATTttgcaaaaagaaaatatatttaaaattatactatatgGTGTTCATTTTATCCTTGCTCTTCCTTAGCATGAATTTAGAAAGCTCTCGTATCATAACTAAAGcggagatttaattaatttcgttaAGCAGCCCAactaattttatactcctaACTGCATACCCAAACtaacaatattaaaattcaacAAGCCCAATTACTACTTTGGcccaaaaataagaaaagagCAGCCCCTAATCACTTACCTTTTTCCCTTCCATCGTCTACTCTCTgtttttattcaaaaaattagGAAATTCCCCCAAACTTTGAGCAGTAACTCcatctttctctcttcttctcgatttctctctattttatccTCCAATCTAGCTTATCTCTCCAtcttctctttcttattttacagTGTCGTTGTCTCTCCGTCGAGCCGATAGTTGCCGCCATGGCTAGCCTTAGTTCGCGGCCACCGCTGTCCAGATCTGAATCGCGGCGAGTCTCCGTCAACGCCTTTCTCGCGCCGCTGCTGTCACTGCCTCGCTGTTTGGTATTGCTCACCGTCGGCTGCACCAATCGACCGGTTCGAGCAGCAGTTGTAGCCGTTTCCGAATCTGACGCTGTCATTGTTGTCTCCATCGCGAACAGCCGCTGCTGTCAGCACTGCACTCCGCGCCGCCGTCTCGCGGTTGGCTGCTGCTCGAGCAGTTATGAGTTGCTGGTCGGTAGCTCCTCCGTCGCCCGAGGCCGCTGCCTTCTTCATCTCCTATCTCAGCGGCAATCGGCACCGCCGCTATTCACCGGTCCCTTTCTCAATTGATACTTGGGAACTTCTCGGATTTCTCTCTCAGATTTGGAATTCATTGAATTGAGTGTGTGTAGCTTGTGTTGAAACCGCGCTCCCTCTCTGTTCTCTCGCATCGCAGCGCCGCCATGAGTCGCGGCGGCTGTTGCCGAACCGGACGACCTTCCGCTCCGTATTCACCGGCTGTTATCCGCTTGTGGACCACTCCGTCGTCATCTCTTCTCCCTCCAATTCAGCCTCTCTCAAAACACAACGCTCCTGTCATCTCTTTTCTCTAATTTCTAActctctgattttttttttcttgaattgaTTGAGTCTGATGAAACGTGAAGAAGGCAGAAGGTATATAGATGGTCTAACGTTGAAAGTAAAACTGATTTGGTTCCTTTTTTTTCTGGTAGTGCAGATAATGAACAAGATTTGCGGTAACAGATTATTGAGAGTAATCTGTGGCGGTTTTCATCTCCAATTGGGCTTCAAAGTGtagtttcaaataaaatgaattgggcttgaaaaattaaataaattgagggtagaaaaagaataattgttatAGGCCAAAAATGATATATCCTTCTATCGAAACAAGGACAAAAATTTTCAGGTACACAAACGATGTCACtacgagaacaaataaaaagggtagaaaagtcggggtattagagcatctccaataagcacggacgtcaaatagccatcaaatagccttcacactgccacatcatcagcactacaattctcctgccacatcagcttgccacatcaactggacatcaaatagccctcacatagccttcacactacctatccacatcactaataacaattatataatttaatttacacttgtatcaacatacggaatttaatttacgagacaaatacgggaaattcgaataatactattaaaatttagaaagtacattaatttttaaaaaaagtacaataatttaaaaaaagtacaaaaattaaaaagtgcaatTAAAAAGGTACAATATTTCTATatggaaacataaaacattcaaggatgtctctataaaagagagacaacctagaatgatttttgtcccacatcgaatgtgaaacataaaacattcaaggatgtctctataaaagagatacaacctagaatgatttttgtcccacatcgaatgtggaacataaaacattcaaggatatctctataaaagagagacaacctagaatgatttttgtcccacatcaaatgtgcaacataaaacattcaaggatatctctataaaagagagacaacctagaatgattttttcccacatcgaatgtggaacataaaagttcaaagatgtctctataaaagagagacaacctagaatgatttttgtcccacatcgaatgtgaaacataaaacattcaaggatgtctctataaaagagagacaacctagaatgatttttgtcccacatcgaatgtgcaacataaaacattcaaggatatctctataaaagagagacaacatagaatgatttttgtcccacatcgaatgtggaacataaaacattcaaagatgtctctataaaagagagacaacctagaatgatttttgtcccacatcgaatgtgaaacataaaacattcaaggatgtctctataaaagagagacaacctagaatgacccacatcgaatgtgaaacataaaacattcaaggatgtctctataaaagagagacaacctagaatgatttttgtcccacatcgaatgtgaaacataaaacattcaaggatgtctctataaaagagagactacctagagtggtttttgtcccacatcgaatgtggaacataaaacattcaaggatgtctctataaaagagagacaacctagaatggtttcataattcgcaagcccattaaatatatatgggctattacaaatttcttgtataaatttatttgtaaaaattgtttttaaatattaaaaacaattttcataaataaatagtatttttaaaaaaaaattttaaattcgaatttttaaaattcgaattaaaaaaaaattaaaaatttgacgccggtttggcgccgatccgggacgcacaatggcgcccgtgaggatcggcgtcggaaccggcgtcagcgcgggaatcggcatggcgacgccgattttgacgccgatttcgcccacgccggttccaatggttcggcgtcaaaccggcgtgggcgaaaaatcggcgtcgcggtggtgacgccggttattggagatgctcttacaccaaccgtgggagccggaggGGTGATCGTCGGAGCCGGGCATTGTTTTGTTGTaatagtgaaagaaagattgagaatggaaatgagagactttagatgagaattgtgtagtgtggtgtgaatttttgggtgtggaagtgggggtatttatagatgaaaatgtgtatttttggggaaaaattgaaaaataaattaaaagtgggtagaaaatggatataattttttgggaagtgggaaaatattttttttttatttttaatcagattttttaattaaaatctaattttttaaaaaaaaatcaaattgccaacggctatgccgttggccaatggAAGGCTGCCACGTACGctactcgctggcacggacgtgctcgatgcatcgagcagcggcggacagcggtgtcgtgccgctggcacggacggacggacgtctTCCTGCTCACCGCTGCAGATGCTCTAAAcaaaggagtagtattttttttcttattttcacatatccataattaattactatGATAAGAGAATTTTGTATGAAATTTAATAGTATAGatgatgaataaaataatagtagaattttttgaaataatagCATATTATCAATTTAACTGATAATATGATATATTGCATATAATAAGTAATTTTGAAAGTAACCAATGGGTGCgtgtcaaaaataaaattatgtgacttagtataattttgtattcgctgtgtgtgtgtgaaatgaaaaaatgtgaatAGGTGTGTGAAAAGCATCAGTTATGAGTTAGTGGATTTTGATTTTCAAATACGGGATTATCAAAGTCTAAGAcctaatataaaattattggatCAATAACTATGTCATAATTTAATAtgcatattttatatttatatggtATTGTAAAACAGAACGATCAGGTCAAATAGATATGATCAGTTGGCTTAAAATTTCCCATCAAGATTTTGGATTGAGAAATGGGAAAAATCCCCTACATTTGTATCGACATGTCAACCATGCTTAAGCCGATTGAATAGTACAGTTCGATGACGAATATAAATTGACCCCATACCATTAATTGTAGATAACATAAGAAATAAAGTGCTATTGAATTACCATAACTAAATAATTGCAAAGTcactaaaaacaaaactaaaataaaaatcattgcAACATTTGTGGCACGCTACAAATAGTGACGTCTTGTCAATTAATATGTGCAACTCTGGTTAATAAATATTCAAGCTTAATTTCTCTTAAATCGCAATACATGATATGGGTAACTACTATTAATTGTTTCTACTAAATTATGAACTCTTGTAGTTTAGTTTTGCTTGCCATTCAAAAAATCTACTTATCTTTTCCTAAAAAACAAACTTATACTTATCTCAATAGAACACGTTACGAATATCTAGGAATGTCAATATAGTCCGTAACTCGTGAggtgacccgaatagcccgccaaatttatagggttagggctggaaatttatagcccgataaaatcaaaacccgattagcccgcacccgattaacccgcaacccgttagggtcagacctgaaaacccgatgggttggcccgaaaacccgataaaatttctattattctatttttttactcttaattcgacacttcattaattaattttaactaaaaaaataactttcaattttatattaaatatacaaattatatattgaatttttattaatataataattgataaataaattaaaaacttcaacttcactaaaaaaaattttaatttctaaaacatgcattaaaattccacgaaatatctcaaatattagtatttcatcatgtttatgattgagtttaagcacatatctcaaatatatcataattaaatgttttacattgtatgaatattagtaattttaatcattatataTTGGATTTATcacatgttaatattatcggtagcaacccgattaacccgctggactagcccgaaacccgagcttttagggttatgatcgaacttttataacccgaaaaaatcacaaCCCCGATTAGCCAGTAACCCGACGAGCgagcccgattgacatccctactaatTTCTATAACATTGACTGAATAAAAGCAATGAATTGATAAACCAcgtaatttcattttataccGAAACCTATGGATCATATGATTTAGGATCAGAGAAAATAGTCCTCCTCAAAATTTCCCAACAAAATAGAAGGAAGggatgtaaaataaaataaataatgaattctAACACATATAGTAAAAATTAATAGGGGCACTGATTTTAATAATCATAATCTTTAGGATTGGTCCAATTTTTCACTGGAGATCATGCTTAGACTTCGAATTCATTATTTAGGCCATCGAAACGACGCCATTTCATGTATAATTCAAATGAAGCCATATAAATTTCAGGGCTAGCCATATAGGATCAAAAGTTGccgacttttttttttctttttgagtcGATCGGGAAAATTTGACACTTCTAAAAATATACTCCgtactagtataattttttagtCTATAGAATTTATccataatttatgatttttaataCTAATATCCATCCTACTAATGACtattagtattatatttgtTGAAATTCAATATTTGATAAAGAGTAATTATTTGAGCTTCATATATACGCATAGAATTAGGTCAACTCGTTTATAATGAAATTGTTCAATCATTCGACCCCATTGCTTCGAAATTATTGAGCAACACTTTCTATGCATGGAATACTaatgtaaaataagaaaaatagttATCCAATTTTAGGAATAGGTGAAATGGGCATATACAGTCAGCCGCTTTTTTCCCCTGTTGCTTAGCCCCTCATATTTTTGTATCAGTTTTTTGCCTCACTCTCTCTCAACTTcactctctctcctctcttctcttctcttctcctctCCATCATCCCATTTATCTGACTCTGATTATCTCTCTCTTTTTGCAGCATACAAAATTAATCTCTACAATAAATGGTGTTTCGGTGCTAAAAGCCCATTAACAGCCcatcttttctttatttttttctcctttcctTGGTAAttgcaatctctctctctctccgagTGGGGCCTGTGCATTGCTGCGCAAGCGTAAACGTATCCACGAGTTTGTTTGCTACGATTTTGTTTTCAGGATTTGGAATGTGTTGTTGAACAACAACTAAGCTATATTCCTATATCTATGGAGCCTTCTGCTTTGGAAGGTATAgatccttctcttcttcctcctctccctTCATTCGCTATTGCTTCACTCGCTCACTTTGCATTTTCGATACTTTTTATGCCAAGCCTATTTTGCTGTACAATTACAGATAATGACTCATTCAATTCTCCGCCGATCTGTTCCATCACTCTGATTTCAACCCTGAATAAATGTTTTCATGAATTTCGGATTTTTTTTCTTGAGAGAGAAGCATGCTACATCACGCACTCCAttattgcttttttttttctttttctattgaTAGCTTGCCCGTTGATTGTCAGATAATGTAACTAATATTTATGAATTATACCTActtcgtgtgtgtgtgtgtgtgtgtttggcTTTTATCACCATCTCTCAATAATTCCAAGGTTGCTTATAATAAGAATGGAATGTTATCggtgatgaagatgaagatgccAATGAATTTCCAGCTGTTATTTTTTcactgttttttattttaattttggagTGTGCTAGATTAACTGAGATCGATGAATAAATCTTGGATTCCTATTTGACAAGTTGATGCTTTTCTGCTTAAAATATTATGTTACCTACTTTAGTTTGTGGAGGTGCATTGCATAGTCAAAGATGAAGGTTTGGTGCTTCTAAACTACTTGTGGTATGATTTTGTACCAACTTTATATTCGAATAATCAATTTCTTAATTGTTTGTTGCCCTCCATTTGGAATCCTTTGACTTCACATCCATGTAAACACGATACTGTGGTGATGTTTGGTGGATCTGGCAAGAGAGGTGTGTTGGAGAATCAAGCAAATGTGGTACAGTACATTGTATATAGTCTCAATGAGAAACACAAGAATAAACTTTTGGGATTTCTTGTTGATTACTGTACTGTTCCTTCATTCTTTGATCTTCGTCTTGTGTTTTCTGTTGTCAGACATTTCATGTATAGATAATAGATTAAGAGACTGAAAAGCAGATGCACTTAGTGGTTGACTTTTTTATTGTCTTTCATTATCAATTTCTAGTTCTCTCTTATTGTTTTGGGGCTCCAGCATTGATATTTCATTCACCAAACTGCAGGAAGTTTAAGTATGGAGCAGAAGAGACAGCTAATCTATGAAGTTTCAAAGTGGCCAGAGGCAGAGGGTGCATCCGAAATGTTTCAGGCGTGGAGCCGCCAAGAGATACTGCAGGTCCTCTGTGTAGAGCTCGGGAAAGAAAGGAAGTACACCGGATTAACAAAGTCGAAACTAATAGAGAATCTTATGAAAATCGTACGTGAAAAGATATCACAGGAGCCTGGGACTGCAAATGCTTCCGAAGTGGATCCTTCATTAGAAAACGGTGAAAGGACTCCCAAGAGGCAAAGGAAATCCGATCATCCAAATCACCTGGTTGTTGCAAACGGTGCTGCAGTTGTGACCACCGACATTgattcaaataataataccatGTGCTGTAAGAACTCAGCTTGTAAGGCCAAAATGGATCACAATGATGTCTTCTGCAAGAGGTGTTCATGCTGCATTTGTCATCAGTATGATGACAACAAGGACCCCAGCCTGTGGTTGATTTGCAACGCGGACCCTCCATTTCGTGGTCTGTCGTGTGGCATGTCGTGCCATCTTGAATGCGCCTTACAGCATGAGAATTCTGGCATCTCACAGGATAGGCAGGATAAGGGGCTCGATGGGAGCTTCTGTTGTGTATCTTGCGGAAAGGTGAATGATTTGCTCAGGTAAATGTATAGTCTTGCTTCTTATTCGTTTTCTTGGTTGGCTGGTATGTGCTATGTGATTAAATACGCAGCACTATAAAATCAATATTACCTGAGAATCGTTTGCAGTGTCATCTTTCCTCCAAGACTAGCTGTTGATCTGCTTGTGGTTTTCACAAGGCATCTGCATCTTCGTTTATGAACTTCCGTGGAATCTGCTCtctgttttaattgaatttgtggGTTAGTTTATGAGTAATAGTTCTAAAACCAAAGAAGAAATTATGCAGTTCTTGGAGAAAGCAACTGGTAGTGGCAAGGGATACGAGGCGTGTTGACATACTGTGCTACAGGCTCTCCTTGAGCCAGAAGATTCTTGCTGGTACCAAACACTACCAGCACCTATCCAGCATCATTGACAAAGCAGTGCAAAAGCTTGAAGAAGATGTAGGCCCTCTAACCGGTCTACCTGTGAAGAAGGCTCGAGGGATTGTGAACCGTCTATCATCAGGCCGAGAAATTCAGAGACTTTGTGCTTCAACTTTGGAGTCTCTAGACTTCATGCTGTCTAACAGAGCTTCTGATATGTCTTCtggtactctctctctctctctctatatatatatatatatatatatatatatatatacttcaaGTTGCCATCTGATTCATGGTTATACAAAGTAGGTTGCAATGTACTTGGCCCAGAACTTGTCAGGTTCGCTGACATCCGTGCTTCATCTCTCATGGTGATTCTGAATCCGGACGATTCAAATATGGGAGATGTCGATGGATACACCTTGTGGCATCGGAAAGCTGATGATGCGGACTATCCTGGAGAGCCTACTTGCAGATTGTTTAAACCAAACACTAAGTTCTTGCTTTCCGGTCTAGCTTCTGCAACGCAGTATGTTCTCAAGGTTGTTGCCCTTTACACGGATCGAGAGGCAGGCTTCTGTGAACTAAGGTTTCAGACTCAAGATGAGGAGCCAAAGTCTAAAATCTTGGAAGTGGAAAGGAGTGAGAGCCCAGTGACCACCAACTGCAGCAGTCTGTCTAATCCCTCTTCTGTTGAAGACGAGACAAACAATACTGTCCCTTGCAGCAACGTCTCGGATCAGAGCCAGAAGGAGGCAACGACGATGGCTGGGGATATAATATCTCTGCTGCACGAGGAGTACAGTATGGTAAAGACCAGCTGCAGCCCACAAGAGGCAGGCACATTGGTGAAAGAAAGCAACAAGGAGTCTTCAAATGTGCAAATGGCTGAGGACACGAGCACTGACAATGGGTCTAACACGCCTCCTCGGACTAGCCTAGAATGTGTCCCCAGCTCGGAAGCCGGCCTGCCCATCACTCCCTGCAGGTTTGAGAATGCAAAAGAGGACGCTGGCAGGGGCAGCTGGCCTAAATTTGGCTGGAAAGACGTCAAAACGAGAGGTGAGAGGGACACGGAGCCTCAAGCAGGGAGCTCATCAAGGAAAAGGAATGGTGAGAGGAGAGATGAAGAATGCAGTGGCATAGGAGACAAGGACTTTGAGTACTACGTGAAGGTGATCCGTTGGCTGGAGCGCGAGGGCCATATTGAGATGGGGTTTCGCCAGAAATTCTTGACATGGTACAGCCTGAGAGCAACGCCACAGGAGGCACGCGTTGTGAAGGTATTCATCGATACATTTGTCGAAGATCCTGAGTCTCTTGCTGGGCAGCTTGTTGATTCTTTCTCTGATATGGTTTCGAATAAGAGGTGTTTGACAATCCCGGCTGGATTTTGTTCGAAGCTTTGGCACTGAGACAGAGAGAGACATAAAGAAAGCTTCAAAGGATTATGAGCATGGGGATTTTTTTATTGACGCTTTATTCTttgaattttagaaaatatcTTAGACATCATTCTTCATTGAAAGTAGCATTATTAAATTAAAGTATTTTGATACATAAGAGTTTGGCCTCTTGTGATATATGATCACAACTTTTGTGCTCTACAAATTCTATCTATATCTTTTCAGCACAGCTAGaaaatttaagattgcactaaagaaatactccctccctccgttccatgttaataaagGCATTTCATTTTCGCCCAAGCTCGTATTAAACTCAACAAGTTATACAGTCATCAACCAACAAAGTGATCTAAAGCAAGTATAACATATACAGCTTCTAAAATAGTTTATGCACTGTTTCCTTGAAACACTAGGTATTTTATCATCCTTTTTTTCCTATTTCAGTTCCTGGGCGAAGCACTGGATGGAAATCCAACAAGTTAGACAGGACTGGTCACAATAATCTGCagaaattacaaatattaagAAAGTTGTTTACAAAGTTAACATGACTGAGTAGGTAAGATAGGCATTGACAACGACAATTTCATACTGCTTGACCTTCGCCTTACAGTGGCTCAATGGATATACTTAATTCTGATTACAAACTTTTCATGTAAACATTTTGATCATACGGCAACATGCTCATGAACATCGAGAACAGTTATGCTTACATCGTAATACAACCAAGACAATGCACATCAACCAAGTATAGATTACCTAAAAATTGAATGGAAGCAGTAATGCTGGAAGCAAGCTATGAGTTCTTATAACATCAACTGTTAATGCAACGAACTTAATAGTCTGATACAACAAAGGTGAGCACGCAAATAACCATTATAAGTTAGGAGTTTATCTTCAATACTATCACAAAAGTCAACCAGTAGAATGCATTTGAATAACCAAAATAGTCAACAAATCAAATATATCGAACAAAATTGCAATAATCAGTTGAAGAACTTAATCCTCCAACCTGCAACAC
This sequence is a window from Salvia splendens isolate huo1 chromosome 5, SspV2, whole genome shotgun sequence. Protein-coding genes within it:
- the LOC121804865 gene encoding VIN3-like protein 2 isoform X1 gives rise to the protein MFGGSGKRGSLSMEQKRQLIYEVSKWPEAEGASEMFQAWSRQEILQVLCVELGKERKYTGLTKSKLIENLMKIVREKISQEPGTANASEVDPSLENGERTPKRQRKSDHPNHLVVANGAAVVTTDIDSNNNTMCCKNSACKAKMDHNDVFCKRCSCCICHQYDDNKDPSLWLICNADPPFRGLSCGMSCHLECALQHENSGISQDRQDKGLDGSFCCVSCGKVNDLLSSWRKQLVVARDTRRVDILCYRLSLSQKILAGTKHYQHLSSIIDKAVQKLEEDVGPLTGLPVKKARGIVNRLSSGREIQRLCASTLESLDFMLSNRASDMSSVGCNVLGPELVRFADIRASSLMVILNPDDSNMGDVDGYTLWHRKADDADYPGEPTCRLFKPNTKFLLSGLASATQYVLKVVALYTDREAGFCELRFQTQDEEPKSKILEVERSESPVTTNCSSLSNPSSVEDETNNTVPCSNVSDQSQKEATTMAGDIISLLHEEYSMVKTSCSPQEAGTLVKESNKESSNVQMAEDTSTDNGSNTPPRTSLECVPSSEAGLPITPCRFENAKEDAGRGSWPKFGWKDVKTRGERDTEPQAGSSSRKRNGERRDEECSGIGDKDFEYYVKVIRWLEREGHIEMGFRQKFLTWYSLRATPQEARVVKVFIDTFVEDPESLAGQLVDSFSDMVSNKRCLTIPAGFCSKLWH
- the LOC121804865 gene encoding VIN3-like protein 2 isoform X2, translating into MFGGSGKRGSLSMEQKRQLIYEVSKWPEAEGASEMFQAWSRQEILQVLCVELGKERKYTGLTKSKLIENLMKIVREKISQEPGTANASEVDPSLENGERTPKRQRKSDHPNHLVVANGAAVVTTDIDSNNNTMCCKNSACKAKMDHNDVFCKRCSCCICHQYDDNKDPSLWLICNADPPFRGLSCGMSCHLECALQHENSGISQDRQDKGLDGSFCCVSCGKVNDLLSSWRKQLVVARDTRRVDILCYRLSLSQKILAGTKHYQHLSSIIDKAVQKLEEDVGPLTGLPVKKARGIVNRLSSGREIQRLCASTLESLDFMLSNRASDMSSGCNVLGPELVRFADIRASSLMVILNPDDSNMGDVDGYTLWHRKADDADYPGEPTCRLFKPNTKFLLSGLASATQYVLKVVALYTDREAGFCELRFQTQDEEPKSKILEVERSESPVTTNCSSLSNPSSVEDETNNTVPCSNVSDQSQKEATTMAGDIISLLHEEYSMVKTSCSPQEAGTLVKESNKESSNVQMAEDTSTDNGSNTPPRTSLECVPSSEAGLPITPCRFENAKEDAGRGSWPKFGWKDVKTRGERDTEPQAGSSSRKRNGERRDEECSGIGDKDFEYYVKVIRWLEREGHIEMGFRQKFLTWYSLRATPQEARVVKVFIDTFVEDPESLAGQLVDSFSDMVSNKRCLTIPAGFCSKLWH
- the LOC121804865 gene encoding VIN3-like protein 2 isoform X3, coding for MEPSALEGSLSMEQKRQLIYEVSKWPEAEGASEMFQAWSRQEILQVLCVELGKERKYTGLTKSKLIENLMKIVREKISQEPGTANASEVDPSLENGERTPKRQRKSDHPNHLVVANGAAVVTTDIDSNNNTMCCKNSACKAKMDHNDVFCKRCSCCICHQYDDNKDPSLWLICNADPPFRGLSCGMSCHLECALQHENSGISQDRQDKGLDGSFCCVSCGKVNDLLSSWRKQLVVARDTRRVDILCYRLSLSQKILAGTKHYQHLSSIIDKAVQKLEEDVGPLTGLPVKKARGIVNRLSSGREIQRLCASTLESLDFMLSNRASDMSSVGCNVLGPELVRFADIRASSLMVILNPDDSNMGDVDGYTLWHRKADDADYPGEPTCRLFKPNTKFLLSGLASATQYVLKVVALYTDREAGFCELRFQTQDEEPKSKILEVERSESPVTTNCSSLSNPSSVEDETNNTVPCSNVSDQSQKEATTMAGDIISLLHEEYSMVKTSCSPQEAGTLVKESNKESSNVQMAEDTSTDNGSNTPPRTSLECVPSSEAGLPITPCRFENAKEDAGRGSWPKFGWKDVKTRGERDTEPQAGSSSRKRNGERRDEECSGIGDKDFEYYVKVIRWLEREGHIEMGFRQKFLTWYSLRATPQEARVVKVFIDTFVEDPESLAGQLVDSFSDMVSNKRCLTIPAGFCSKLWH